The Bacillus sp. Bos-x628 genome segment TGGAACAAAACCGTTAAACAAATCAATGAAGAAAATGGGAAAGTCGGCAGCGTGACATTAATTGATACAGTGACGGGTGAAGAAGAAGATTTCAAAACGGACGGAGTCTTTATCTATATCGGTATGTTGCCGCTTTCTAAACCATTTGAGAATCTTGGTATTACGAATGAAGAAGGTTACATTGAAACAAACGAAAGAATGGAAACAAGAGTAGAAGGCATTTTCGCAGCTGGCGACATTCGTGAAAAAACACTTCGCCAAATTGTCACAGCAACGGGTGATGGAAGTATTGCAGCACAGAGTGCGCAGCATTACGTGGAAGAGCTTTCTGAGAAGCTTAAAGCCATGAAATAAGCAGGGTGTCGTAAACCCTTAATATAGCGTCATGGGCTTTTAACTGGAATGTAACACGGGTGAAATAATTATTCGTTATCATGAAATTAGTAATTGACCCCCTTTTATAAGGAATACATGTTTGACACGGATGTGAATCCGTGTCCTTTTTTTTGCATAAAACAAGAAATTCACGAGATGTTCACAAATGACGCATGGAGAACCGCTAGATGTTGTAAAATAAAGAGTAAAGAAACATAGCACCACATTCTTCATACGAAAATCTGTCTGTTTTCGGTGAAGACTGGGCATGTTCATTGTGGGAGTTAAGATGAAACTGTATAATAATAAAAAGACATAAAAGAGTAGGTGACAACTGGTGCAACGAGTAACCAATTGTGTGCTGCATCACGAAGATCAAGTTCTCTTGCTACAAAAACCAAGACGGGGCTGGTGGGTAGCTCCAGGTGGTAAAATGGAAAGCGGAGAATCGGTCAAGGATTCAGTCATTCGAGAATATAGAGAAGAAACAGGCATTTACATTTTAAATCCACAGTTAAAAGGTGTATTCACCTTTATTATGAAAGAAGGCAACCACATCGTACAGGAATGGATGATGTTTAGCTTTATGGCAGATTCCTTTACCGGAAAAAACGTGTCAGAGTCGGAGGAAGGCATTATAAAATGGCATGATGTGAAGGACGTGCCTCACCTACCAATGGCCCCTGGTGATCGTCATATTCTTGACTTCATGTTAAAGGGAAAAGGACTTCTCTATGGCACATTTACGTACACCCCAGATTTTGAGCTGATTGCTTATCGGTTAGATCCTCAAGGAGACTAATAAATGAACCGTTTTCATAAAGAAGGAGAGGGAGCAGGCATGAATACGCACACACAGGATGATATTCAGCTTGTGATTATTACAGGAATGTCAGGTGCGGGGAAAACCGTCGCCATTCAAAGTTTTGAAGACCTAGGATATTTCTGTGTGGATAACTTACCGCCATCACTTTTGCCTAAGTTCCTAGAGTTAATGAAAGAATCAAGTTCGAAAATGAGCAAGGTTGCACTTGTGATGGACTTACGTGGACGAGAATTTTTTGATAGTTTAATTGCAGCTTTAGATAAAATGGGTGATATCGGATGGATTACACCCCGTATTTTGTTTTTAGATGCAAACGATAAGGTGCTTGTCTCAAGATACAAAGAAACGAGACGTTCACATCCACTTGCGACAACAGGTCTTCCGCTTGAGGGAATTTCCATTGAGCGTGAGCTGTTAGAAGAGCTGAAAGGGCGCTCTCAGATGATTTTTGATACATCAGATCTGAAACCAAAGCAGCTTCGAGAAAAAATTGTGACGCACTTTGCGACCAATCAAGGGCAAGTGTTTACAGTGAATGTGATGTCATTTGGCTTTAAATACGGTCTGCCGATTGATGCAGATCTTGTATTTGATGTGAGATTCTTACCGAACCCTTACTATATTGAGAGTATGCGTCCCCAGACTGGAAACGATGAAGAAGTGCGTTCCTATGTGATGAAGTGGAATGAAACACAGAAGTTCCTAGAGAAATTAATTGATCTTCTCAGTTTTATGCTTCCATCCTATAAGCGAGAAGGGAAAAGCCAGCTTGTCATTGCGATCGGCTGTACTGGAGGCCAGCATCGTTCAGTCACTTTGGCCAACTACTTAGCCGAGTATTTTAAAAATGATTACTATACACATGTTACTCACCGGGACATTGAAAAGAGAAGTAGAAAATAGATGACTACATTTCCAAAGGTCGTCATTCTTGGTGGAGGCACTGGCTTATCTGTTTTGCTCAGAGGGTTAAAAACAAAGCCGGTGGACATTACCGCCATCGTAACGGTTGCTGATGATGGAGGCAGCTCAGGTAGACTGCGTCATGATTTGAATATTCCGCCTCCAGGGGATATTCGAAATGTACTCGCCGCACTATCTGATGTGGAACCCCTTGTGGAAGATTTATTTCAGCACCGGTTTAACAAAGGGAATGACTTAACAGGCCATTCTCTCGGCAATCTCATTCTTGCGGCAATGACAAATATAACCGGTGATTTTTTTCATGCCGTCACAGAAATGAGTAAGGTCTTAAATGTAAGAGGTAAAGTATTGCCGGCAGCTAATTCAAGTGTTGTCCTTCATGCTGAATTAGAAAACGGAAAAGTGGTGACAGGGGAATCGAAAATCCCAACCTATGGTGAAAGGATTAAACGCGTATTTCTCACACCAGATACAATTGAGCCGCTCCCGGAATCCATCCAAGTCATTCGCGAGGCCGATTTGATTGTCATTGGACCGGGTAGCTTGTATACGAGTATTTTGCCAAACTTGCTTGTACCGCACATTGGAGAAGAAGTCATTCGCTCAAAGGCGAAAAAAGTATATATATGTAACGTCATGACGCAGCCAGGGGAAACGCTTTCCTATAGTGCATCTGATCATGTGCAAGCACTAAATGATCATATGGATCAACCTTTTATTGATACAATATTTGTTAACAATAAAGAAATTCCAGATGAAATCAAAGCAAGATACGCCGAAGAGCAGGCACAGCCTGTGCAGTTCGACATAGACGCACTGAAAGCAATGGGACTGGAAGTCATCCCTGGAGAAATCATTACATATGACCAGAATGTGATCCGTCACGACACGCTGAAGGTTGCCTCGCTATTAGTCGAGCTACTGCATCAGAAAAAATAGGAATGGGGGTGGCAAGGATGTCATTTGCATCCGAAACAAAAAAAGAGCTGACTAATTTGGACGTGAAGGACTGCTGCTCAAAAGCGGAGCTTTCTGCCCTCATCCGTATGAACGGTTCATTATCTTTCTCTAATCGAAAACTGATTTTAGATATACAGACAGAGAATGCGGCCATCGCAAGACGTATTTATACCCTTTTAAAAAAGAAATATGATGTGACAGTCGAGCTACTTGTCCGTAAAAAAATGAGATTAAAAAAGAATAATGTGTATATTGTCAGACTGGTAGAACGAGCCAAGTTCATTTTAGAGGATCTGAAAATATTAGGGGAACATTTTGTATTTGAGCGCAATATTTCAGAAGAACTTGTGAAAAAAAGATGCTGCAAACGCTCTTATATGAGAGGTGCTTTTTTAGCTGGCGGTTCTGTGAATAATCCGGAAACGTCTTCTTATCACCTTGAAATTTTCTCACTGTATAAAGAACATAACGATGCCCTTTGCGCACTAATGAATCAATTCCATCTTAACAGCAAAACACTTGAGCGGAAAAAAGGCTACATTACCTATATGAAAGAAGCCGAAAAAATTACGGAATTCTTAAGTGTAGTTGGGGCCCATAACTCATTGCTTCGCTTTGAAGATGTGCGAATCGTCCGTGATATGAGAAATTCTGTTAATCGACTTGTGAATTGTGAAACAGCAAACTTGAATAAAACCATCGGTGCATCGCTGCGTCAAGTGGAAAACATTCAATACATTGATGAAAAAATAGGACTCGATGCACTGCCAGATAAGCTGCGAGAAATTGCTAAACTACGAATCGACTACCAAGAAGTCACGTTGAAGGAGCTTGGAGAAATGGTTGAGAGTGGCAAGATTAGCAAATCAGGCATTAACCACCGCTTGAGAAAGTTAGATCAAATTGCAGAACAACTTCGAAATGGACAAGCCGTTACATTGAAATAGGAAAGCAAAAGAAGGAGGCAGATCAAATGGTGGAAAAAACGGTCACAATCAATTTGAAAACAGGTTTACAGGCACGTCCGGCTGCTTTGTTCGTTCAAGAAGCCAATCGCTTTGGCGCTGATATTTTCCTTGAGAAAGATGGGAAAAAGGTCAATGCGAAAAGCATTATGGGTCTCATGAGCCTTGCGATCAGCTCTGGGGTTACCGTCACACTTATAGCAGACGGAGCTGATGAACAGGAAGCCATTGATGCTCTAACGGAATTTATCAATCGAGAAAACTGAGTCTCTTCAAAAGGCTCAGTTTTTTAGGAGGAAATGCTTATGATCAAATCAGCTTTCTTACAGAAAGTTGGACATGAAGGTCATTCGATCTCTTTTGACAATCTGCCCTCATTATTAATAAAGATGGCGTACACCTTTCCATTCGAGAATAGATCGGTGCTTAACAAACAATCTTATACTTTGGATCAGCATGGACTGAAAGCGCATCTCCTCGAAGGGAACAGAGGAGGGCTTTGTTATGACCTCAATCCTTTATTATATTATGTGTTAAAAGAGGCGGGCTTATTTGTTCAGTTGATCCAAGGAACAGTGTATAACAAAGAAGCTGCTGATTGGGTGATTGATGGAACACATGTGGCCATTGTTTTAATACATGAGAGCGAGCGTTTCCTCATAGATGCAGGTTTCGGTGCGAACTTACCTCTTCGTCCAGTGCCCTTTACAGGAGAATGGGTGGAGTCACCTTTCCTTCGTTTTCGAGTCAAAGAAGAAGAAACAGCCAAAGGTACACACTTGCTTCAATTAGACAGGGGATCAGGCGCTGAAACTGGCTATGCATTTACACTGAAAGAAATGAATGAGCAAACATTGTATAAAATAAGACATGAGATCTATGAGAACGAAGCCTCTCCTTTTAACAAAAGACCGCTTGCCTCCAAGCTAACGAAGACAGGACGTATTGTGGTCACAGAGGATCATGTCATCATCCATGAAAATGGAGATGTGTCAAAAAAGTCGCTTCCACAATCTTTTGAGAACTACGTACAAACACTCATCCCGCCAACATCATAAAAAGACACCCTACAAATGAAGCGATCTCCCTAAATTTAGATACGGGTTCTGATTACAGCTTTTAAGGCACGAGTTCGGTCCAATACTGAACTCGTGCCTTTTCGTTTAGCCTTATTGTTTTTGCTTACTTTCATGTAAATGTCGCCAATAGAAAAGCACCTCCAAATGTTAGATTGTATCTAACTATTTGGGGTGCAATTCACAAAACGGACTGTCTTTGATCATTTTAGCGGATACGTGTAAATGTCGCATAATGGTCCGTTGTT includes the following:
- a CDS encoding YvcK family protein — encoded protein: MTTFPKVVILGGGTGLSVLLRGLKTKPVDITAIVTVADDGGSSGRLRHDLNIPPPGDIRNVLAALSDVEPLVEDLFQHRFNKGNDLTGHSLGNLILAAMTNITGDFFHAVTEMSKVLNVRGKVLPAANSSVVLHAELENGKVVTGESKIPTYGERIKRVFLTPDTIEPLPESIQVIREADLIVIGPGSLYTSILPNLLVPHIGEEVIRSKAKKVYICNVMTQPGETLSYSASDHVQALNDHMDQPFIDTIFVNNKEIPDEIKARYAEEQAQPVQFDIDALKAMGLEVIPGEIITYDQNVIRHDTLKVASLLVELLHQKK
- a CDS encoding HPr family phosphocarrier protein: MVEKTVTINLKTGLQARPAALFVQEANRFGADIFLEKDGKKVNAKSIMGLMSLAISSGVTVTLIADGADEQEAIDALTEFINREN
- the rapZ gene encoding RNase adapter RapZ, yielding MNTHTQDDIQLVIITGMSGAGKTVAIQSFEDLGYFCVDNLPPSLLPKFLELMKESSSKMSKVALVMDLRGREFFDSLIAALDKMGDIGWITPRILFLDANDKVLVSRYKETRRSHPLATTGLPLEGISIERELLEELKGRSQMIFDTSDLKPKQLREKIVTHFATNQGQVFTVNVMSFGFKYGLPIDADLVFDVRFLPNPYYIESMRPQTGNDEEVRSYVMKWNETQKFLEKLIDLLSFMLPSYKREGKSQLVIAIGCTGGQHRSVTLANYLAEYFKNDYYTHVTHRDIEKRSRK
- the whiA gene encoding DNA-binding protein WhiA, with the protein product MSFASETKKELTNLDVKDCCSKAELSALIRMNGSLSFSNRKLILDIQTENAAIARRIYTLLKKKYDVTVELLVRKKMRLKKNNVYIVRLVERAKFILEDLKILGEHFVFERNISEELVKKRCCKRSYMRGAFLAGGSVNNPETSSYHLEIFSLYKEHNDALCALMNQFHLNSKTLERKKGYITYMKEAEKITEFLSVVGAHNSLLRFEDVRIVRDMRNSVNRLVNCETANLNKTIGASLRQVENIQYIDEKIGLDALPDKLREIAKLRIDYQEVTLKELGEMVESGKISKSGINHRLRKLDQIAEQLRNGQAVTLK
- a CDS encoding arylamine N-acetyltransferase — its product is MIKSAFLQKVGHEGHSISFDNLPSLLIKMAYTFPFENRSVLNKQSYTLDQHGLKAHLLEGNRGGLCYDLNPLLYYVLKEAGLFVQLIQGTVYNKEAADWVIDGTHVAIVLIHESERFLIDAGFGANLPLRPVPFTGEWVESPFLRFRVKEEETAKGTHLLQLDRGSGAETGYAFTLKEMNEQTLYKIRHEIYENEASPFNKRPLASKLTKTGRIVVTEDHVIIHENGDVSKKSLPQSFENYVQTLIPPTS
- a CDS encoding 8-oxo-dGTP diphosphatase, whose amino-acid sequence is MQRVTNCVLHHEDQVLLLQKPRRGWWVAPGGKMESGESVKDSVIREYREETGIYILNPQLKGVFTFIMKEGNHIVQEWMMFSFMADSFTGKNVSESEEGIIKWHDVKDVPHLPMAPGDRHILDFMLKGKGLLYGTFTYTPDFELIAYRLDPQGD